Within Amedibacterium intestinale, the genomic segment ATAAATTAAACCAACTTGCCTTCTTCTAAATATAGCAAGTTTGTCGTCATTAAAACTATAAATGTCTTTCCCTGAAATAAAGACTTTACCACTTGTTGGCTTATCGACTCCTCCAAGTAAATGTAACAGTGTCGATTTTCCTGAACCTGAAGCGCCTACCACAGCTACAAACTCCCCTTTTTCAACAGAAAAAGAAACATTGTCTAAAGCCACTACTTTAGTGCTGTCTTTTCCATATACTTTTGATAAATTTTCCACTTTTAAAATTTCCATAAAAACTTCCTTTCTTTGATTTTCGGATAGATTATAACAACTTTATGTGACAGCTAAGTGACTATTCATATTATTTATGTTTTACATAGTAAATTATACAGCAAACACTATTACATTCCTGCCCCTTTTATTTTTTCAAGCAATTTCAACAAAAATATCTTCTTTTCTACTTTTTTTATGATTTTTTCTATGTTTTTTTGTATTTTTACCTGTTTGTTTCGTATAAGTTAGTGAACAGGGTAATGTATACCTTGTATATCACGATATCGGTATAGACAAACAATATTCATATTTTTATAATGAAGATGAATATGTATCATCTTTCCGATATCGTAAAAAAGAAAGGAAATAGGTGATGCGTATGTCAAATCTGGATATTTTATCCAGAGATTTCTGGAAGGACAACAGGCGTTTTGCGGATTTATTCAACACGGTCTTATACGATGGAAAACAGGTCATTCTTCCTGAAAAACTGATGGAGGCAGACAGCAATCTGTCAGGAAACATTCAGACAAAAAAGAAGGAAGATGTCTTTGTTGAAAGAAGGGCAGATCTAATTAGAAAGTTTGCAGGGGACAGTGAATATGCTATCTTCCTGCTGGAAAATCAAAGCCATATCCATTATGGGATGCCTTTGCGGGTAATGATGTATGATGCCTTAGGGTATCGTGAAGAATGTGCAAAGAAGAAAAGAGAAAACAAAAAGAATGCAGTTTATGCAAACAGGGATGAATTCCTGTCAGGAATGCGAAAAGAAGAAAGAATCCATCCTGTATTTACCTTGGTAGTATATTATGGGGAAAAGCCATGGGATGGACCAAGAAGACTGAAAGATATGATGGTGGATATGCCAAAATGGATGGAGAAAAGCTTCAGCGACTATTCAATGAATCTGCTGGAAATACGGTCAAGTGAACATGCATTTCGAAACGAGGATGTAAGCAGGCTTGTTTATATGATCCAGCACATCTACAGAAAACAGATAGAAGAGATGAAAAAAGAATGTGCAGATGTGTATGTAAAAAAAGATGTCATAAAGCTGGCAGGAGTTATAACAGAAAATGAAGAAATCATAAAGTATGCGGAAGAACATAAAGAAGAGGAGGTACTTAATATGTGTGA encodes:
- a CDS encoding Rpn family recombination-promoting nuclease/putative transposase, with translation MSNLDILSRDFWKDNRRFADLFNTVLYDGKQVILPEKLMEADSNLSGNIQTKKKEDVFVERRADLIRKFAGDSEYAIFLLENQSHIHYGMPLRVMMYDALGYREECAKKKRENKKNAVYANRDEFLSGMRKEERIHPVFTLVVYYGEKPWDGPRRLKDMMVDMPKWMEKSFSDYSMNLLEIRSSEHAFRNEDVSRLVYMIQHIYRKQIEEMKKECADVYVKKDVIKLAGVITENEEIIKYAEEHKEEEVLNMCEATKQWEEKIRNDIINMMGVRKEGEENLAPEEAIERLKLKEKTEGETKGKAEGILEGRENEKIEIAEKMKEKGYSTKEIEELTGILLH